A region from the Benincasa hispida cultivar B227 chromosome 12, ASM972705v1, whole genome shotgun sequence genome encodes:
- the LOC120067830 gene encoding probable histone chaperone ASF1A, translated as MSAVNITNVTVLDNPAAFLNPFQFEISYECLTPLKDDLEWKLTYVGSAEDETYDQLLESVLVGPVNVGNYRFVLQADPPDPSKIREEDITGVTVLLLTCSYMGQEFVRVGYYVNNDYDDEQLREEPPPKVLIDRIQRNILADKPRVTKFPINFHPENSEHGAEQQPSSPHHSGEALNNEEEELQPPPSPSPADEPSLDQEAIDSGPQPSVTA; from the exons ATGAGTGCCGTCAACATCACAAACGTTACGGTCTTGGATAACCCTGCCGCGTTTCTGAATCCATTTCAGTTCGAGATCTCATACGAGTGCTTGACTCCGCTTAAAGACG ATCTGGAATGGAAACTCACCTATGTCGGATCTGCCGAGGATGAAACCTATGACCAACTTCTGGAGAGTGTACTCGTTGGACCCGTTAATGTTGGCAATTATCGTTTTGTTCTTCAG GCAGACCCTCCAGACCCCTCAAAAATCCGGGAGGAAGACATCACCGGGGTCACAGTACTGTTATTAACATGTTCATACATGGGACAAGAATTTGTAAGAGTAGGATATTATGTGAACAACGATTATGATGATGAACAGCTTCGTGAAGAACCTCCCCCAAAAGTTCTGATCGATAGGATTCAAAGAAACATTCTAGCTGACAAGCCGAGAGTCACAAAATTTCCCATCAATTTTCATCCAGAGAACTCTGAACATGGTGCTGAGCAACAACCGTCTTCACCACACCACTCAGGTGAAGCCCTCaacaatgaagaagaagaattacaACCGCCACCATCACCATCACCAGCAGATGAGCCATCTTTAGATCAGGAAGCCATCGATTCTGGACCTCAGCCCTCAGTTACGGCATGA